TCCCTGGGCTCCCCGGGACAGATGCCAAGCAGCCCTTTAGAGATGGGGAAACTCGTGACTTTAGGGCCCAAGGTCACCTGACGCCAGGAGAAAGGAGGGATGTGGAAATTCCCGAGTCTCCTCGCTCCCCATCCTACGTCAGGCACTGGAGCGGGTGACTCTGGGGCTGCTCCCTGCTGACCTGTCACCCACTGGGCaccccaccagccctgagccacaTGCAGATTTCGTGGCAGGGTCAGGGGTCATGGGGATCAGTGTGGCTGAGCCAGGAAATTGCTAGAACTTGTAGGGGTGGGGCTCATCCTCACTGGGCTTTTCCAGTTTCttctcctgcccctgccacctgccccacGTGCCCATGGTGAGGCAGCAGGGAGACGCTGTCTGGCTTCAGCTGAGTGGCTCTGAGAGGGCTTGGGGCTCACCCTGTGTAACAGATGGAGCAGCTGAGTCTGCTGGTCCTGGGTCAGTCAGCCTGCCTGGAGCTTTGGGGCTCAGGCTGgggttgtggggagggggagggggagggggcacccaCTTCTCATTACCAAGTTTGAGCTGACCTCGCTGCCTCCTGCGCCACCTACCGCAGGCCCCTGCCCGAgccgcctcccagcccctgcagaTGGGGCCCTGCGCCTATGAGATCAAGCAGTTCCTGGACTGCTCCACCACCCAGAGCGACCTGACCCTGTGTGAGGGCTTCAGCGAGGCCCTGAAGCAGTGCAAGTACAACCACGGTGAGCCagtggcccccaccccaggcggGGGCTGGCAGGGACATCCCCGCTCCCTATACCGTGGGGCTGACCACCGGCCGGGACCACCTCTCCCTCCACAGGTCTGAGCTCCCTGCCCTGAAGAGACCGGGCACCGTGGTGCGGATTGGAGCAGATTTGGGTCCAGCTCTGCACTCAACTCCACCCCTTCACCGACAGCCAGACCAAAACGCCAGAATGTACCCATGTAGTTAGGATTTTTGTGGGTTCCTCACCCCATAGATGACCAGAGACACAAATGTGCAATTAAAAGTTTATCTTAGACCAGAGCCTGCTGTGTGCCGTCTCACTGGCCTGTCTGCCGGGAGCACGGGTGGTTGAAGAGGTGGGGTGGCTGACTCACCAAGCTGCCTCCTGGGTGGGAAGGGAGGAGCCCTAGGGTAATCCCACAGCCTTGAGCCATCAGAGCGGGCAGTGAGGCATTAGCTTAGCAGGTGGCCTAAAAGGCGTCTGGCTCTGGGAGCTGGAATTCCCAGTTGTCTACTCTCCCAGGGATGCCTGCCCCTCCACCTTTCTTGCCTCTGCGCCCACATCAGAGGGGTCCCCAGCAGGCTCACAGCCTGTCTGTGACCTTGCGCCTCTTGCTGATACAACTCAGTAATTCCAGGTTTTGTAAGAGGAATGCTGCTGGGCTGCTGTCTGTCTGGGCCTGATCACACAAGGCAGAGGTCACGGCCATCCCCTTTGGATCTGAGTCTGGCTGGGCCACTGGGTTGGGGTGCGCCTCGTCACGGGCTGCTGGAACAGAGGAGCACAAGTCTATCACAAGCCCTGTCACACGTGCTGTGCTGTTGCCTTCTGGGAATTCGTTTGGCAGCTCTGCCTCGGGCATTTACTGAATGCCAGGCCCGATGCCACGTCTCCTGGGCACGGAGGATGTTCTTGCCCTTGGGTACTTACAGTCCAGGGGGGTGGTGGGTGCCCGCCTCTGGGTACAGTGTGTTCAGTCTTGCAGGCATATGTGTGTAGTGATGGGGGTTGAGTTTGGGGGCCTGTTCACCTCTCTCAGTACATGGGTGTCTGTCTCGTGGGAAAGGGTCCCACTCCTGGGTGTGAATGTCCCCCCAGGTATCCATGTCTCTTCCTTACCTGGCTTCTGGCCCCCGCTAGCGGGGCCTGGACAGCAGGGAGCCCAGCCTTTGGGACCTCGAAGGAGGGCCTCGGTCCTGGTGGCCACGCCGAGAGCCAGTGCGAGTGCCAGTACGTCTCCTCCGGCTGCTGCCCAGGGCGGGTAGGCCCGACAGCCGGCGCAGCGCCTCTGCAAGGCCCAGGAAGCCCTGCCTGTCGGGGCTGGAAGAAGATGCTaccgccccaccccagggctcTGCCATGACACTCACCTGCCAGCTCTGGACACCGGTCATCCAGGTTCTCCAGGAGGGACTCATAGCGAGTGGgggccccgccctccccatcTGTGGGTGGAGGAGGAATGACTCTTGACTGGCCCCTACTTCTCACTGGCTCAGGCTGGGGTCAGGACAGGTTATTGGATAAAAAGGTCAGGGCTAGGTTTTGGCCAAAGTGGGGAGCTGGGTCGGGCCTTGGGTGGTCTCTGGACGGCTGTCCCCCCTCTTACATTCCAACATaactgcagggggaggggagcaagTCGGAGGCCCCACTTACTGATGATCTGCACGAGGACATAGGTCCCACGCTCCTGCAGCAGGGGGCTGCCGGAGGAGGGGGCCTGGGAAGTCCGCTCCTCCAGGTCACTGCCCAGACTCACCAGGTGCCCATCCTCAGCCAGGAGGGCGATGGTtgctgggaggggaaggagggaggcagggcagggctggtacCCATGTCTGCAGCCCTGGGCCCCCACCTCACCACCCCTCCTTGCCCCTCACCATCTGGAGGCACCTGCCCCCTCTGCCGTAGGTGGGCAGTGAGAGTCACCAGGCTGCACCACGGGTTCACCAGCTCCCGGCAgccagctgtgggggaggggcagaggtgagTGAACGGGACCCTCTACTTTCCCCCACTCTgggcccctctgcctctcccatttctctctcttttttaagtgatttgttttattgagataaaatttacataatattAAATCCATCATTTTAACCAAACTAcgattcagtggcatttagtacattcacagagttgtacaaccatcactgctgttgtgtgtgtgtttttaaacctcacctgagaatatgtcttattgattttagagagaggggaaaggagagagaaagaaacagaaacatcgatatatgagaggaacattgatgggctgcctcctgcgtgcgctcagactggagatcgaacccgaACAAagcctaggtgtgtgccctgactgggaatcgaactgtcaatcatttggtgcacgggacaacgctctgaccaactgagccacgccagccagggccaatctatttctaaaatattttcacccCCAAAATAAACAACATGCCCACTAAGcagtaactttttttcttttttcagttatagtttaccttcaatattattttgggttagtttcaggtgtacagcatggtggttcTCCCGTCTCTTAACCAGAGCAGGGACCAGGactctaccccacccccacccatctcCGGAGATGCCAGTGATGGGTGCACAACTcatgcctcctgcaccagcccccctcccaccatggACTCCCTCCCACCATGGACTCCCTCCCACCAGAGAGCTGGGAATTGGCAACTGTGGCTGGAGCTTCAGGTGCCTGGTGCACCCTGATCTAGAGGACCGCTGACTGAATCAGTAGCCAAGGAATCATCAGTTTAAAAACATCCTCCGTGGCAGCCTGGCAGGTGTTCTAGGAGAGGGGCGGTGTGAGTTTCCTGGTACCCAGCCAGGGTTTTCCCCTCCAGGCACTCACTCCAGGCACTAGCTTTGCTTCCTCACAGAGATTCTTCCCCAAaacccccatccccttccccacactgcctccctcctctccaccacccccagggcagagggaagcAAGCTGAGTGTACCATCCCCTGACCCATCTGCAGGGACAGGGGACCCCACTTACCTCCAAACATCACCGTGATAAACATGGCTGCGGGGGGAAGCAGACAGATGTGGGGCTTTGGTACCCCGACTTCCAGCTAAGGAAGGGCCTGGGGCTGAGATCTATTCAGGGTTCAGGCCCTGCTGGGAGGTGTAGTGTGTGGGGGTGGATCCGTGGGTGATGGGTAGGTGGGCCCAGGCTGAGGCCCCTACTTGGCCATCCTTGGGGCTGGGCCCCTGCAGTTGTCCAGGCCCttggcctcctcttcctcccgctGGCTGGGGCAGAGCAGTGGGAGGAGACGGAGGCCCTCCCAGCTTCCACGCTGGTCTCCATGGCAGTGGGAGCTGCCAAGACCTCCAGGCAGGAAATGCCTTCCCCCCAGTTTCCTGGTAACGGGAGCTGAGGCAGGGCTGTAGCGGGGCCTGGAGCCTCGGTCTCCAGGGATGTCCAGAGACCACATTCTCCTACAAGTAGAAACAGCTCCCAGATTGAAAGTGGGGGAGGTTCCTGGGTGTGGGGCACTGGCCCTGtgagctggcagctggcagctggccgGGGGCCCTGGCAAAGCATGGGTTCCTCACCGACCTTGCAGACTCCCCTCCAACTCAAAGCCCCCTTCCCTGGGCTCAcgctctttcctctccctctgtcttcctcctcattcccagtctctccttttcttctgtcctggtttcttttttcttctttttttaaaagtatcttgttattgatttcagagaggaaggagagggagagagaaacagtaacatcaatgatgagagagagtcatcgatcagttgcctcctgcatgcaatctgggcatgtgcctaaccaggaatccaactgacctggttcacgggtcgacactcaaccactgagccacactcgccaggttcctttttttaaaaaaatttattgaggtaaaatttacatacagtaaaatgcaccctttttagtgttttgagttttgaCAAATCTCATATAGCCACCACCACAGTCGGGGTACAGAACATCTCCATCACTTCCCACAATTTCTTTACGCCCCTTTGTAGTCGgctccagtccctggcaaccactgccTTTTCCAGAAAGTCCTATAAAGGGAATCATACAGCATGGGACCTTCTGAgtctggcttcttccactcaGCATGATGTATATGAGATCCCCCCAGATTGTCCCATGCCCATGTATCAAGAGTTTGTTCTGGGagagggggactggatgaaagaaggtgaagggattagccaaagaacaaaGGCATAACCCagagacacagataacagtgtggtgatggccagagggaatgggggctgggggtgggtagaggtgggcaaagggggaggggaatggggacatctgtaatagtgtcaacaataaaaataaagttaaaaatagttccttcctttgaaaaaatatatgatatataatatatattacatacacaGTTTGTTGCTTTTTATCACTGAAGGGGGTCCCATTGTCTGGGTGTaccatatttgtttgtttttaatatatttttattgatttcagagcagaagggagagggagagagagatagaaacatccacgatgacagagaatcattgatgggctgcctcctgcacaccccacactggggatggagcctgcaatccgggcatgtgccctgaccgggaatcgaaccttgacctccacTATGTACCATGTTTGCTGATCCATTCACCTGCtgttgttttgggttgttttcagtttggggcaattatgaataaagccgGTATAGACATTCACCTACAGGTTTTAGTGTGACtagaagttttcatttctctaggatAAATGCCATGAGAGGAAGTTCTGGGTCAGATGATGAGAGTATGCTTAACTTGACAAGAAACTGCCAATATTTTCCAGGCCGGCCGCACCATTTTTCATCATCCCTCTTTCTGTTTGTGGCCGGCCTCTCAGATTTTGACGGCTGGTCCCCtcaccagctctctctctctcctcctcctgtctctccCGGTCTCAtatttgtctttccttctctccccctgctttctgcctctccctggttctctttctttctctgtgttctcacatgaacagtttctctgcctctccatctgcctttctctgactttctctctctctccctctccctctcaggtCATCCTTctgcctctttccttctcccttgtcacctcccctttctcttctttgCAGTTCtgtctcctgccccctctccatgAGCCCCAGCAGACCCCTCCAGCCAGGGTGCCCAACCTTCACCAGCTCCCTTTCCCCAAGGTTTTAGAAATGTCttgcaccctcccccaccccatgatTAGGCAGTCAGAGCTCTgggtggccagggcccaggcaggaggaggaCGGATCCTCCTATCCTGGTCAGCCCGCCTCGGAATAAGCATGATCCTCAGGGAGTGAGAACAGGAcagctgtgaggattaaatccgATGCCTCATTACAGTGCTCAGCAGTAGCCAGTGCTCAGAATCAATACCGTGCAAACAgacagtgtttcccaaacttatttAAAGTGCAGGGCACTTTATTCCGGGGACACCACTGTGTCTGGGGACCCGAGTCCTGCAGAACACAGCTCAGGGGTGGCTGCAGCCAGGTTCTGAAGAAATGGCCCAAGTGCCGCGGGGTGTGTCTTCAGTGCACGTGTGGATTTTGGCTCCTGTTCTCAgaaggctggggcgggggggagggttagGACTCTCACGTTTGGGGAGATGGGGCCTGGCAGtgggccccagcccctgcctcccccaccaatCACTGGGCTGATTTGCATGCCCTGTTGTGGTCCAGTAGCTTCCCGGGCCCGTGCCCTGAAGCACCTGGGGCACACCACAGAGAACAGctcccgcctgcctgcctcactgcTGCTGGCCATGGCCTGGTGGCGCCTGGCCCTCCTTCTGATTGGAGCCCTCCTGGCAGGTGAgctctccctgggcctggctcacctgggggtggggtgggggacagcacTGGCTCCAGAAGGCCCCTCCCTGCAAAGAAGCAAGTTGAGATGAGCAGTGGGAGGTCTGGAAGGGGCACTGAGGTGGAGGGGAGAACTGGCTGCAGAGGGGATGGCTGTGCCCTAGACCTGGGGCAAGTCACTTCTCTgggtgggcctcagtttctccatttctgATTGACCAGACCACTAGATT
The sequence above is drawn from the Myotis daubentonii chromosome 19, mMyoDau2.1, whole genome shotgun sequence genome and encodes:
- the C19H22orf15 gene encoding uncharacterized protein C22orf15 homolog: MFITVMFGAGCRELVNPWCSLVTLTAHLRQRGQVPPDATIALLAEDGHLVSLGSDLEERTSQAPSSGSPLLQERGTYVLVQIINGEGGAPTRYESLLENLDDRCPELAEALRRLSGLPALGSSRRRRTGTRTGSRRGHQDRGPPSRSQRLGSLLSRPR